In a single window of the Nilaparvata lugens isolate BPH chromosome 1, ASM1435652v1, whole genome shotgun sequence genome:
- the LOC111052477 gene encoding dedicator of cytokinesis protein 1 → MTVIWTPVREKDRLAVVIHKYEQPESDHRLQLSIGECVEIHSELGEWYYGVSLKNRGVYGIFPRTFVHIIESIVDKSGPTEVVVPKQPHIVHELTSVLREWGILWKQLYTANSEHFKTIECKLYELINIRSKIMSGTLPVDELKEIKRVASSKIDMGNKLLGLDLVVRDDHGNILNAEYTSTIQLYWHHEHTAERIRRATSDASSKKSLRPAIPQYSHALFVSLRRFNCRMTDDMELLLMLYDAKEGKPFTESFVVRWSKDVLSKDVDMLPNNLRALFTDLGVRDLKREKVYLVCYVIHVGGMDICKDSDQKRSARGSVNKATLFSMVEPVRRPYGVAALDVTLFLAGRLDTDEDKIHYLPFLHCEKDDSLEGTLKRVLSLKDFPQKENKSQNLTASFKLLHGDMKQVREENPHLVLGQVAIARKMGFPEVILPGDVRNDLYLTLLGGEFSKGSKSTDKNVEVTVRVYNEKGSVIHNVIVLGGGVTAQDSYRSIVYYHEDKPKWSETFKIAIPIEEFKTCHLKFTFKHRSSNEAKDKNERPFAMSYVKLMQENGTTLKDTTHEILVYKVDHKKYEPTDLSYLNLPSTRAELCEGIKPSVQGLSLTNKDSFLIHTNVCSTKLTQNVDLLGLLNWANYSDRLADCLLALMKVDGEEIVKFLQDVLDALFNILMQNPDSDTFDNMVFDCLLYIISLVSDLKYQHFQPVLDLYIKESFCATLAYSKLMVVLKCHVDNAKTSDKDVLLKTMKCLQYCIRFVVRSRLLFIELYEGKGQQQFELQLQQLLQSIAAMMCYDTDSTLVIQGACLKYLPSTIPDIITVFNPIQLSSLLMDLVNNVPSGRLTKQKMMTISDIVHSKLFLDAECRTVMLPVIMARIRELLELHDEYSQRQVELCVKILSDIMDLLFKQDPLTTTRDISEIMLSMLRTVIQTTIKMNRESHLIGNLVAVMISIFRQMTTFHFEQYIAHFPTRTDLLDFLMEILLVFKDLVSAPVYPNDWCEMIMLENSVILKALTLFSHTIRDEFSVNFEYQAWNIFFGCAIAFLTQPALQLEYFNSNKRWRIISRYKDMRRETGFEIRSMWFNLGQHKKKFLPCLVGPFLEMTLIPENELRKATIPIFFDMMQCEFYSPKDGSLELRRDSNNIKGKFSEFENEIIAKLDNLVEGGKGDNQYKDMFYKIMMSFCESHSSLREIGTRFVKMIKRLMERLLEYRNVITDENKENRMSCTVSLLDFYSEINRKEMYIRYVNKLCDLHLECDNFTEAAYTLRLHSKLLTWSNEELPPLLRSPRYASLLTHRHLKDALYRDMVNYFDKGKNWECALTICKELVKQYEEEIFDYHLLSELLRRMSSFYDSIMKQLRPEPEYFRVGYYGRGFPPFLQNKVFIYRGKEYEHSSDFSGRTLNQFPNAELMNRLSSPGKDITESQGQYIQINKVEPVMDDKKKRLSGRLVHDQILRYYRVNDVQKFRFSRPYHKRDSRGEDSSGVDSTNEFATLWVERTVLVTSYPLPGILRWFPVTAVNTFHMSPLQNAIEAMENANKTLRDLIIAHSSDPSLPLNNLTLKLQGIIDANVMGGISNYEKAFFTPEYLENHAQDCDMVAQLKDLIASQIPLLEIAVKVHGERVPPNQVPLHNHLKERFADMSSHVINR, encoded by the exons TTATTCACAAATATGAACAGCCCGAATCTGACCACCGACTGCAGCTGTCAATAGGAGAGTGCGTCGAAATCCACAGTGAACTTGGAGAATGGTATTATGGAGTTTCGTTGAAAAATCGTGGAGTCTATGGAATCTTTCCTCGGACCTTTGTACATATCATAGAAAGTATCGTCGATAAATCAGG ACCAACCGAGGTAGTTGTACCTAAGCAACCTCATATCGTGCATGAATTAACCTCAGTACTGAGAGAATGGGGTATTTTGTGGAAGCAGCTATACACT GCAAACAGCGAGCATTTCAAAACTATAGAATGCAAATTATATGAACTTATAAACATCAGAAGTAAAATTATGTCGGGTACTTTGCCAGTCGATGAATTGAAAGAGATAAAAAGAGTTGcttcctcaaaaattgatatggGAAACAA ACTCTTGGGTCTAGACTTGGTTGTAAGAGACGATCatggaaatattttgaatgcAGAGTACACGTCAACCATACAACTTTATTGGCATCATGAGCACACAGCAGAAAGGATACGTAGAGCTACA AGTGACGCATCCAGTAAGAAATCGTTACGACCTGCGATACCGCAGTACTCCCATGCATTATTTGTATCATTGAGACGATTCAATTGTAGGATGACTGACGATATGGAACTTTTACTAATGTTGTATGACGCCAAAGAAGGTAAACCATTCACGGAGAGCTTTGTCGTGCGATGGAGTAAGGACGTACTTTCAAAGGACGTGGACATGTTACCAAATAATTTGCGAGCTCTCTTTACG GATTTGGGCGTCAGAGATTTGAAACGGGAGAAGGTGTACTTAGTTTGCTATGTAATCCATGTGGGTGGCATGGATATTTGTAAGGACAGCGACCAGAAGCGGAGTGCCCGCGGCAGTGTGAACAAAGCCACGCTGTTCTCTATGGTTGAGCCGGTGCGAAGGCCGTACGGCGTGGCTGCCCTCGACGTCACACTCTTCTTGGCCGGGCGGCTCGACACTGACGAAGACAAGATACACTATCTTCCATTTTTGCA TTGTGAAAAAGATGACAGCCTGGAAGGAACATTGAAACGTGTGCTTTCTTTAAAAGATTTCCCTCAAAAAGAAAACAAGAGCCAGAATTTGACTGCTAGCTTCAAGCTATTACATGGTGATATGAAACAG GTTCGAGAGGAGAATCCTCATCTTGTTCTAGGACAAGTCGCAATTGCTAGGAAGATGGGATTTCCCGAAGTTATTCTACCTGGTGATGTTCGTAATGACCTCTATTTAACTCTGTTGGGTGGCGAATTTTCCAAGGGCAGTAAATCTACTGATAAAAATGTTGAAGTCACTGTACGTGTTTACAATGAGAAAGGATCTGTGATACAT AATGTTATTGTGCTGGGCGGCGGAGTCACTGCTCAGGATTCATATCGATCTATTGTTTACTACCATGAAGATAAACCCAAGTGGTCTGAAACATTCAAAATTGCTATACCGATTGAAGAGTTCAAAACTTGTCACTTGAAGTTCACTTTCAAGCACCG ATCATCGAATGAAGCCAAAGATAAGAATGAAAGACCTTTCGCTATGTCTTATGTTAAATTGATGCAAGAGAATGGAACAACTTTGAAAGATACAACTCATGAAATACTTGTTTACAAG GTGGACCATAAAAAATACGAGCCAACAGATCTTAGTTACTTGAATCTACCGTCAACGAGAGCTGAACTATGTGAAGGCATCAAACCTTCAGTTCAAGGTCTAAGTCTAACGAACAAAGACTCATTCCTGATCCATACGAATGTTTGCTCGACAAAGCTCACCCAAAAtg TCGATCTCCTGGGATTATTGAACTGGGCTAATTATAGTGACCGTCTAGCTGATTGTCTACTTGCTCTAATGAAAGTAGATGGAGAAGAAATAGTCAAATTTCTACAAGATGTGTTGGACGCTCTTTTCAACATTCTCATGCAGAATCCCGACTCAGATACGTTTGATAACATGGTTTTTGATTGCTTG CTATATATCATATCTTTAGTTTCTGATCTGAAATATCAGCATTTCCAGCCAGTTTTGGACCTGTATATCAAAGAAAGCTTCTGTGCAACGCTTGCATACag CAAATTAATGGTTGTTTTGAAGTGCCATGTTGATAATGCAAAAACATCCGACAAAGACGTGCTACTGAAAACTATGAAATGTCTCCAGTATTGCATCAGATTCGTCGTCCGATCAAGGTTACTCTTCATTGA GTTGTACGAAGGCAAAGGCCAGCAGCAGTTTGAGCTGCAGCTGCAGCAGCTGCTGCAAAGCATTGCCGCCATGATGTGCTATGACACAGACTCCACTCTGGTCATACAGGGAGCGTGTCTCAAGTACCTGCCATCCACTATCCCAGACATCATCACAGTCTTCAATCCAATACAACTCAG TTCTCTTTTGATGGATCTGGTTAATAATGTACCTTCCGGTCGCCTAACAAAGCAGAAGATGATGACAATCAGTGACATAGTGCACAGCAAGCTGTTTTTGGATGCCGAATGTCGAACAGTAATGCTCCCAGTTATAATGGCACGAATTCGAGAACTACTTGAATTACATGATGAG TATTCTCAAAGGCAG GTTGAACTGTGCGTGAAAATTCTGAGTGATATAATGGATCTGTTATTCAAACAAGATCCTCTAACAACAACGCGTGACATATCTGAGATAATGTTGAGCATGTTGAGGACTGTCATTCAAACTACCATCAAGATGAACCGGGAAAGTCATCTCATT GGAAATTTGGTGGCCGTGATGATCTCCATATTCCGACAGATGACGACGTTTCACTTTGAACAATACATAGCTCACTTTCCCACCAGAACTGATTTGCTGGATTTCTTGATGGAGATTCTCCTCGTGTTCAAAGATCTGGTCTCAGCTCCAGTTTATCCGAACGATTGGTGTGAAATGATCATGCTTGAAAACAG tgtAATTCTGAAGGCTCTTACTCTATTTTCACACACCATTCGCGATGAGTTTTCCGTGAATTTTGAATATCAGGCGTGGAACATATTTTTCGGATGTGCGATAGCATTTCTCACGCAGCCTGCCCTTCAGCTCGAATATTTCAATTCGAATAAGCGATGGCGTATAATTTCACGCTACAAAGATATGCGAAGAGAAACTGGATTTGAAATTCGTAGCATGTGGTTCAATTTAG GTCAACATAAGAAGAAGTTTCTACCATGCTTAGTTGGTCCATTCCTCGAAATGACATTGATACCAGAAAATGAGCTCCGCAAAGCAACGATACCCATTTTCTTTGATATGATGCAGTGTGAATTTTACTCTCCAAAAGATGGGAGCTTAGAACTTAGGAGAGACTCGAACAacataaaaggaaaattttCTGAG TTTGAAAATGAGATAATTGCCAAACTTGATAATCTAGTCGAAGGTGGAAAAGGTGATAACCAGTACAAAGAtatgttttataaaattatgatgAGCTTTTGTGAGAGCCATTCATCGTTAAGAGAAATT GGAACAAGATTtgttaaaatgataaaacgaCTGATGGAACGTTTGTTGGAGTACCGCAATGTGATCACTGACGAgaacaaagaaaatagaatgagCTGTACTGTCAGTCTGCTG GATTTCTACAGCGAAATCAATAGGAAAGAGATGTATATACGATATGTGAATAAACTATGTGATCTTCACTTGGAGTGTGATAACTTCACAGAAGCGGCGTACACGTTGCGCCTGCACAGCAAACTGCTGACGTGGTCGAACGAGGAGTTGCCTCCGCTACTGCGCTCCCCTCGCTACGCCTCGCTGCTCACGCACCGCCACCTCAAGGATGCCCTCTACCGCGACATGGTCAACTACTTCGACAAGGGCAAGAACTGGGAGTGTGCGCTCACCATCTGCAAAGAGCTAGTCAAGCAGTACGAGGAGGAGATATTCGACTATCATCTCCTCAGCGAACTGTTGCGTCGTATGTCCAGCTTCTATGACAGCATCATGAAGCAACTACGGCCCGAACCAGAGTACTTCCGTGTCGGTTACTACGGTCGTGGATTTCctccatttttacaaaacaaaGTATTCATCTACCGCGGTAAAGAGTACGAACATTCTAGTGATTTCTCTGGTCGGACTCTGAACCAATTTCCCAATGCCGAGTTGATGAACCGGTTGTCTTCTCCAGGCAAGGACATAACTGAGTCACAAGGCCAGTATATTCAGATCAACAAAGTTGAACCAGTCATGGATGACAAGAAGAAAAGACTTTCAGGCAGATTGGTACACGATCAGATACTCCGTTATTATCGTGTAAATGATGTGCAGAAGTTTAGATTCTCGAGGCCTTACCATAAAAGGGATTCAAGGGGAGAAGACAGCTCAGGAGTGGACTCGACGAATGAGTTTGCCactttgtgggtggagaggacTGTTCTTGTGACATCGTACCCACTGCCCGGGATACTGCGATGGTTCCCTGTGACTGCTGTCAACACATTCCACATGTCGCCGCTGCAGAATGCCATAGAAGCCATGGAGAACGCCAACAAAACACTTCGAGACCTCATAATAGCGCACAGCAGTGATCCTAGCCTACCTCTTAACAACCTCACTCTGAAGCTGCAAGGCATAATTGATGCCAACGTGATGGGAGGCATCTCAAACTATGAGAAGGCTTTCTTCACTCCAGAATATTTGGAAAATCATGCACAAGATTGTGATATGGTTGCTCAGTTGAAGGATCTAATTGCTTCTCAGATTCCGCTTCTCGAGATTGCAGTCAAAGTGCATGGAGAAAGGGTGCCGCCAAATCAGGTTCCACTCCACAACCATCTCAAGGAGAGGTTCGCTGATATGAGCTCACATGTCATTAATAGATGA